The Flavobacterium piscisymbiosum genome includes a region encoding these proteins:
- the metI gene encoding methionine ABC transporter permease MetI — MSDSIITLLLNGTWETIVMTFVSGFFGFVLGLPTGILLFLTRKNQILEQPVLNRTLSVLVNIFRSIPFIILIVWMIPFTRALVGTSIGVSAALVPLSIGAAPFIARLVENSLLGLPSGLIEAARALGATPFQIVYKVLLPEALPSLINAASITLITLVGYSAMGGAVGAGGLGQVGYQYGYIGYDAVTMNSVLALLVLLVFVIQFAGDFLSKRFDHR; from the coding sequence ATGTCTGATTCTATTATTACCTTATTATTAAACGGTACCTGGGAAACCATCGTAATGACATTTGTGTCGGGATTTTTTGGTTTTGTATTGGGGCTTCCAACAGGTATTTTGCTTTTCCTTACGAGAAAAAATCAAATTTTGGAGCAACCCGTTTTAAACAGAACTTTATCGGTTTTGGTGAATATTTTTCGTTCGATTCCGTTCATTATATTAATCGTTTGGATGATTCCGTTTACGCGTGCCCTGGTAGGAACTTCTATTGGTGTAAGTGCGGCTTTGGTTCCGTTAAGCATTGGTGCAGCGCCATTTATTGCGAGATTGGTAGAAAATAGTCTTCTTGGTTTGCCTTCAGGATTAATCGAAGCAGCAAGAGCTTTGGGCGCAACACCTTTTCAAATTGTATACAAAGTATTGCTTCCGGAAGCTTTGCCTTCTTTAATAAACGCAGCATCGATTACTTTAATTACGCTTGTAGGTTATTCTGCAATGGGTGGAGCAGTTGGTGCCGGTGGTTTAGGACAAGTAGGATATCAGTACGGATATATTGGTTACGATGCTGTAACGATGAATTCGGTTTTGGCGTTATTAGTACTTTTGGTATTTGTGATTCAGTTTGCGGGTGACTTTTTATCAAAACGATTTGATCACAGATAA
- a CDS encoding tetratricopeptide repeat protein, with the protein MLFKKSYCVLLLLFIVQVKSQNVPLQIPSKPGKIDNIETLLVQQKSFESDTASLKKYLEPLSKSKEYRSVYEGLLANGYSDFYNTTNSKSNFYYLQSIKSAVVQKDLSLEIWAQLNYISYLYLYRDYTSMTPRLLQVIDKIKKLPDTEIILPGETFKKIGWILQTLEDYPESLYYLNLAKKYTPIKTTEYASIIDNIGLNYFRMGNDKAAESYFNKTTVLAKQIHDEIRYAKALGNLALIKEKKGDLQAAISLLKEDIQISEKEQSNQNTMYASILLAELYLKNNNLDQAEAILMKAKKIADSKSYFKKSELQIIKLKLDILKQQNKTDNELELRRRMLVLEDSLKNKDGDIAINNANWIIQKTKFQQNINRTANEVKHESAMKNIYAVVIILAFILAVFIFLNFKKQLKNRQLLYNQKVTLLELEKIKTEHKLTEAHENLNAQVDYLKDKNIQIKKLKSEIDQIKQSSSHYLEKENKKLSTLLESHLMTENNWNTFKREFQKEYPEFYQLLQNDFPEITDSSKRILLLQKLNFNNNEIAELLGITPDAVKKSKQRLKKKLGTKFDILFEHINSRSIQNF; encoded by the coding sequence ATGCTTTTTAAAAAATCATATTGTGTCCTTTTATTGCTTTTTATTGTACAAGTAAAATCCCAAAACGTTCCATTACAGATTCCGTCTAAACCAGGTAAAATTGACAACATCGAGACACTTCTTGTTCAACAAAAATCTTTTGAAAGTGATACCGCTTCATTAAAAAAATATCTTGAACCTTTAAGCAAATCAAAAGAATACAGATCTGTTTACGAGGGTTTGCTCGCTAACGGATACAGTGATTTTTATAATACCACCAATTCAAAAAGTAATTTTTATTATTTACAATCTATAAAAAGTGCTGTTGTACAAAAAGATTTGTCTCTTGAAATCTGGGCACAACTTAACTACATCAGCTATCTCTATCTTTACAGGGATTATACAAGCATGACACCAAGATTGCTGCAAGTAATTGATAAAATTAAAAAACTGCCTGACACTGAAATTATTCTTCCTGGAGAAACTTTCAAGAAAATTGGCTGGATCCTGCAAACCCTTGAAGATTATCCAGAATCATTATATTACCTGAATCTTGCCAAAAAATACACTCCAATAAAAACTACCGAATACGCTTCGATAATTGATAATATTGGGTTGAACTATTTCCGAATGGGAAATGACAAAGCAGCCGAATCTTATTTTAATAAAACGACTGTGCTGGCAAAACAAATACATGATGAAATTCGATATGCAAAAGCTTTAGGTAATCTGGCTCTTATAAAAGAAAAAAAAGGCGATTTGCAAGCAGCAATTTCTCTATTGAAAGAAGATATTCAAATTTCAGAAAAGGAACAAAGTAACCAGAATACAATGTATGCTTCTATTCTTTTGGCAGAATTGTACTTAAAAAATAATAATCTTGATCAGGCAGAAGCTATCTTGATGAAAGCCAAAAAAATTGCCGATTCGAAATCCTATTTCAAAAAATCAGAACTGCAAATTATCAAACTTAAATTAGATATTTTAAAACAACAAAATAAGACCGATAATGAATTAGAGCTCAGAAGAAGAATGCTTGTTTTAGAAGATTCTCTAAAAAACAAAGATGGTGATATTGCGATAAATAATGCTAATTGGATAATTCAGAAAACAAAATTCCAACAAAATATAAACAGGACTGCAAACGAGGTCAAGCATGAATCTGCAATGAAAAACATTTATGCTGTTGTAATTATTCTGGCATTTATTTTGGCAGTCTTTATATTTTTAAACTTCAAAAAACAATTAAAAAACAGGCAATTACTATACAATCAAAAAGTTACTTTATTAGAATTAGAAAAAATAAAAACAGAACATAAACTAACCGAAGCACATGAAAACTTGAACGCTCAGGTCGATTATTTAAAAGATAAAAACATTCAGATCAAGAAACTAAAAAGTGAGATTGACCAAATAAAACAATCATCATCTCACTATCTTGAAAAAGAAAATAAAAAACTGAGTACTTTGCTGGAATCTCATTTAATGACTGAGAACAACTGGAATACGTTTAAGAGAGAATTTCAAAAAGAATATCCTGAATTTTATCAATTATTACAAAATGATTTTCCTGAGATTACAGATTCTAGTAAAAGAATTTTATTGTTACAAAAACTAAATTTCAACAACAACGAAATTGCCGAATTATTAGGTATTACGCCAGATGCGGTAAAAAAATCAAAACAAAGACTTAAGAAAAAACTAGGAACAAAATTTGATATTCTTTTTGAACATATCAATTCAAGATCAATCCAAAATTTTTAA
- the metQ gene encoding methionine ABC transporter substrate-binding lipoprotein MetQ, with protein sequence MNTNLNFLKVVGIIALTLSLANCGKAKNNDPHHIKVGVATGPEYKVAEAAKKVAKEKYGLEVELISFNDYVIPNEALSQGDIDANAFQHKPYLDEQSKQRGYKLAIIGKTFIYPIAAYSKKIKSLADLKDESTIIIPNDPTNGGRSLLLLEKNGLLKLKAGIGLLPKVTDIVSNPKKLKILELEAPQLPRSLDDANVTIAIINNTFASQAGLVPSRDALFVEDKDSPYVNLVVSRENNKNEEKVKQFLQAFQSPEVEAAALKEFKGGAVKGW encoded by the coding sequence ATGAATACGAACTTAAATTTTCTAAAAGTAGTCGGAATTATTGCCTTGACACTTTCATTGGCAAATTGTGGCAAAGCCAAAAACAACGATCCGCACCATATAAAAGTGGGTGTTGCAACAGGACCGGAATATAAAGTCGCAGAAGCAGCTAAAAAAGTAGCAAAAGAAAAATACGGACTTGAGGTAGAGCTGATTTCTTTTAATGATTATGTAATTCCAAACGAAGCTTTGAGCCAGGGAGATATTGATGCAAATGCTTTTCAGCACAAACCTTATCTTGACGAACAATCGAAACAACGCGGATACAAGTTGGCGATTATTGGTAAAACATTTATTTACCCTATCGCAGCGTATTCTAAAAAGATAAAAAGTCTTGCAGATTTGAAAGACGAAAGCACCATTATTATCCCGAATGATCCAACAAACGGAGGACGTTCGTTATTACTTTTGGAGAAAAACGGATTGCTAAAACTGAAAGCCGGAATTGGTTTATTACCTAAAGTAACAGATATTGTAAGTAATCCTAAAAAACTTAAAATATTAGAATTAGAAGCGCCTCAGTTGCCAAGATCTCTTGATGATGCAAACGTAACTATTGCGATTATCAACAATACTTTTGCTTCTCAGGCGGGATTAGTTCCTTCGCGTGATGCATTGTTTGTTGAGGATAAAGATTCTCCTTATGTAAATTTGGTAGTAAGTCGTGAGAATAATAAAAACGAAGAAAAAGTAAAACAGTTTTTACAAGCTTTTCAATCTCCAGAAGTTGAAGCAGCAGCTCTTAAAGAATTTAAAGGCGGAGCTGTAAAAGGTTGGTAA
- a CDS encoding winged helix-turn-helix transcriptional regulator — MKTIEDEILPTKEACAGSLKNILDALYVLNGKWKIALILSLIQSPKRFNEIQKEITGISPKVLANELKDLELNDFVKRNVYPTTPVSIIYEATDYSRSLKSVIRELSNWGEQHRERIKESMRKS, encoded by the coding sequence ATGAAAACAATTGAAGATGAAATACTTCCAACAAAGGAAGCATGCGCCGGGTCACTAAAGAACATACTGGATGCACTGTATGTTTTAAACGGAAAATGGAAGATAGCCTTGATACTAAGTCTTATACAATCGCCCAAACGTTTTAATGAAATTCAGAAAGAGATTACCGGAATTTCACCCAAAGTTTTAGCCAACGAGCTCAAGGATTTAGAACTGAATGACTTTGTGAAACGAAATGTATATCCAACAACTCCCGTTAGTATCATTTACGAAGCAACTGATTATAGCCGAAGTTTAAAGAGTGTAATCCGTGAATTGAGTAATTGGGGCGAACAGCATCGGGAAAGAATTAAGGAAAGTATGCGTAAATCTTAA
- a CDS encoding PPC domain-containing DNA-binding protein produces MNFQIKKIIASFLVLFGLTIAQAQQKDSASKCRYIKTSTGYLMVLREGDNVIESIEKLVKEEKLSSGNFTGIGFAQEVTFGFYDFNLKKFNPKTFNKVEMGSITGSIAWNGEKPSLHIHGVATDDQFNAFGGHILALKVGTGSMEVYITLNNEKLERKIEQPLNANVLQLPCIK; encoded by the coding sequence ATGAATTTTCAAATAAAAAAAATTATAGCTTCATTTTTAGTTTTATTCGGACTAACAATTGCGCAGGCACAACAAAAAGATAGCGCATCAAAGTGTCGTTACATTAAAACTTCTACCGGATATTTAATGGTTCTACGGGAAGGTGATAATGTTATCGAATCTATCGAAAAACTCGTCAAAGAAGAAAAACTGTCTTCGGGAAACTTTACCGGAATTGGCTTTGCGCAAGAGGTAACTTTTGGTTTTTATGATTTTAATCTAAAGAAATTTAATCCTAAAACCTTCAATAAAGTTGAAATGGGAAGTATTACTGGTTCTATTGCCTGGAATGGAGAAAAACCATCACTGCACATTCACGGAGTCGCAACCGATGACCAGTTTAATGCATTTGGCGGGCACATTCTTGCCTTAAAAGTTGGGACAGGATCTATGGAAGTTTACATTACATTAAACAATGAAAAACTGGAACGAAAAATCGAGCAGCCTCTAAATGCTAATGTTTTGCAATTGCCCTGTATAAAATAA
- a CDS encoding FMN-dependent NADH-azoreductase, producing MKQILHLISSIQGNESYSIKLGKTIVEKIQDKYPGSTVEELNLVDTEIPHLNPDTLRAFFIPEDQLTQKDQESIAFSNQVVKQLLAADIIVIGAPLYNFTIPSSLKSWIDHITRAGITFGYGENGPVGKVTGKKVYVAMTSGGIYSEGPGKANDFVVPYLKSFLGFLGMTDLTAFRAEGLKVPVVKENAMKKAIESIQID from the coding sequence ATGAAACAGATACTGCATTTAATTTCAAGTATACAAGGCAACGAATCATACAGCATTAAACTTGGCAAAACAATTGTCGAAAAAATACAGGATAAATATCCGGGCAGTACCGTCGAAGAATTAAATTTGGTCGATACCGAAATTCCCCATCTCAATCCTGATACGCTTCGTGCTTTTTTTATTCCCGAAGATCAGTTGACACAAAAAGATCAGGAATCTATTGCATTTTCTAATCAGGTTGTAAAACAGTTATTGGCAGCTGATATTATTGTAATTGGTGCACCACTTTATAATTTTACTATACCCTCATCTCTAAAATCATGGATTGATCATATTACCAGAGCCGGAATAACTTTTGGCTATGGCGAAAATGGTCCTGTTGGAAAAGTAACAGGCAAAAAAGTATATGTAGCCATGACTTCCGGTGGTATATATTCTGAAGGACCAGGCAAAGCCAACGATTTCGTCGTTCCTTATTTAAAATCTTTTCTGGGTTTTCTTGGCATGACTGATCTTACAGCCTTCCGTGCTGAAGGACTTAAAGTTCCTGTCGTAAAAGAAAACGCGATGAAAAAAGCAATCGAAAGCATACAGATTGATTAA
- a CDS encoding gliding motility-associated C-terminal domain-containing protein, which translates to MKKKLLFFLLLFSVFKLQSQITAGYLSDVTEPWFVPGNINAMNSVYGTDWTQYNYDTVNATALFDSNRRFIWIDGSEYNTSKMTAFLAANNVIIENWVNAGGTLLINTATNEVFSPYNVGFGITSTRVLFPNASPADPSDSFFTLSPYLPITTPIYTGGYFAHNFFLGPGLEKKITSSTGEILLAEKKVGGGLVRFSGLTTSLFENTQWAPKPEIMNLLYRMISKVSEGPFITLINPVAIACSRESGSVQFKIGDKETLPSNLIISISSSNQGVIPNASFVLLGTGDTRTLNFTSRAIGTSTITIAVIDQNSNSAFTNFIVTVKDTEVPVVQTQNITVQLDALGKATITESQINNGSTDNCAIDKITLDKKTFDCSNVGANTVRLTVLDINGNSDSKSAVVTVEDKVKPIVVTQDITVQLDASGKATITESQIDNGSTDNCAIATITLDKKDFDCANIGDNTVTLTVTDVNGNSDSKTATVTVEDKVKPIVFTQNITIQLDAFGNAVITEAEIDNGSTDNCTIATITLDKKDFDCTNIGANTVTLTVTDVNGNSDSKTATVTVEDKVKPIVVTQNITIQLDASGKATITAAEINNGSTDNCGIATMTLDKKDFNCSNIGANTVTLTVLDVNGNSDSKTATVTVEDQLKPIVITQNITVQLDALGKATISVTEIDNGSSDNCTIDKITLDKTDFDCSNVGANTVTLTVLDVNGNSDSKTATVTIEDKVKPIVVTQNITVQLDALGKAAITVTEIDNGSTDNCTIDKITLDKTDFNCSNVGANTVTLTVLDVNGNSDSKTATVTIEDKIKPIVITQNITVQLDALGKATITESQIDNGSTDNCTIDKITLDKTDFDCTNVGANTVTLTVLDVNGNSDSKTAIVTIEDQLKPIVVTQNITIQLDALGKATISVTEIDNGSSDNCAIDKITLDKTDFDCSNVGANTVTLTVLDVNGNSDSKTATVTVEDKIKPIVITQNITIQLDALGKAIITESQIDNGSTDNCAIDKITLDKTDFDCSNVGANTVTLTVLDVNGNSDSKTATVTVEDQLKPIVVTQNITIQLDALGKATITPAEIDNGSTDNCAIDKMNLDKTDFDCSNVGANTVTLTVLDVNGNSDSKTAIVTVEDQLKPIIVTQNITVELDALGKATITESQIDNGSTDNCEIATMTLDKTTFDCSNIGDNNVTLNLTDKSGNSTSGTAVVTVKDLIAPTVITQNITVQLDTTGNTVLNPALINNGSTDNCGIAAITLDKTTFDCSNIGDNTVTLTVIDVNGNSASKTATVKVEDQLKPIVITQNITADLDASGNAVITAAEINNGSTDNCAIDKIEINKTSFNCSNIGLNTVTLTVTDVNGNSASKNATVTVRDKINPIVVTQNITVQLDFSGTSTITADQINNGSTDNCAIDQLTLDKTTFNCDNLGDNIVTLTVKDTSGNLSSATATVTVLPLSPPVFSNLTQEFCAIENPVISSIAVNSAYIKWFKDASSSQTLSANTDLTSGIYYAANYNGSCYSDRIAVTIIVNDALAPTGNAIQFMCKEKEATVTDLITNEEEVLWYETATGGFALGSTTLLEDNHKYYASYIGAECESSKRLEVQVVFRYCDVKVYNGISANGDGKNDYFAIEGATTFADNKLEIFNSWGSLVFETANYGNEENLFRGVANKGLGSGKGLLPFGTYYYVFSFTNHDNKRVTKTGFLHLNP; encoded by the coding sequence ATGAAAAAAAAACTACTTTTCTTCCTCTTATTATTTAGTGTGTTTAAACTTCAAAGCCAAATTACTGCCGGCTATTTAAGTGATGTTACAGAGCCTTGGTTCGTCCCAGGAAATATCAATGCGATGAATTCAGTTTACGGAACTGACTGGACGCAATATAATTATGATACCGTAAATGCAACAGCACTTTTTGATTCTAACAGAAGGTTTATCTGGATAGATGGGAGTGAGTATAACACTAGTAAAATGACAGCTTTTTTGGCTGCAAATAATGTAATAATCGAAAACTGGGTTAATGCCGGTGGTACTTTACTTATAAATACAGCAACAAACGAAGTTTTCTCACCTTACAATGTAGGTTTTGGAATCACTAGTACAAGAGTACTTTTTCCTAATGCATCACCAGCAGATCCTTCCGATTCTTTTTTTACTTTATCACCATATTTGCCTATTACGACTCCTATATATACAGGAGGTTATTTTGCACATAATTTTTTTTTAGGCCCGGGATTAGAAAAAAAAATAACTTCTTCGACAGGAGAAATACTATTAGCAGAAAAAAAAGTAGGAGGAGGATTGGTGCGTTTTTCAGGACTTACAACTTCTTTGTTTGAAAATACTCAATGGGCACCTAAACCTGAAATAATGAATTTATTGTACAGGATGATAAGTAAAGTTTCTGAAGGGCCTTTTATTACACTAATTAATCCGGTAGCAATTGCTTGTAGCAGAGAATCTGGATCTGTGCAATTTAAGATTGGTGATAAAGAAACATTACCATCTAATCTCATAATATCTATATCTTCATCAAATCAGGGAGTTATTCCAAATGCTAGTTTTGTCTTACTCGGTACAGGTGATACACGTACTCTTAATTTTACAAGTAGAGCCATTGGTACTTCAACTATTACTATTGCTGTAATTGATCAAAATTCGAATTCCGCTTTTACAAATTTTATTGTAACTGTCAAGGACACAGAAGTTCCGGTAGTACAAACACAAAATATAACGGTTCAGCTTGATGCTTTAGGGAAAGCAACTATAACCGAGTCTCAAATCAATAATGGTTCAACGGATAATTGTGCGATTGACAAAATCACTTTAGATAAAAAAACTTTTGATTGTTCGAATGTTGGAGCAAATACAGTAAGGCTAACCGTTTTGGATATCAACGGAAATTCAGATTCAAAATCCGCAGTAGTTACTGTAGAAGATAAAGTAAAACCAATAGTTGTCACGCAAGATATTACCGTTCAGCTCGATGCATCAGGAAAAGCAACTATAACCGAGTCTCAAATCGATAATGGTTCAACAGATAATTGCGCTATTGCGACAATAACTTTAGATAAGAAAGATTTTGATTGTGCCAATATTGGAGATAACACCGTAACGCTTACTGTTACGGATGTCAACGGAAATTCAGATTCAAAAACCGCAACAGTCACAGTTGAAGACAAAGTAAAACCAATAGTGTTTACGCAGAATATCACAATTCAGCTTGATGCTTTTGGAAATGCTGTTATAACTGAGGCAGAAATCGATAATGGTTCAACTGATAATTGCACTATTGCGACAATAACTTTAGATAAGAAAGATTTTGATTGTACTAATATTGGAGCAAATACGGTAACACTTACAGTTACGGATGTCAACGGAAATTCAGATTCAAAAACCGCAACAGTCACAGTTGAAGATAAAGTAAAACCAATAGTAGTTACGCAGAATATCACAATTCAGCTTGATGCTTCAGGAAAAGCAACGATAACTGCAGCAGAAATCAATAATGGCTCAACTGATAATTGTGGTATTGCTACAATGACTTTGGATAAAAAAGATTTTAATTGTTCGAATATTGGAGCCAATACTGTAACGCTAACTGTTTTAGATGTCAACGGAAATTCAGATTCCAAAACGGCAACAGTAACAGTTGAAGATCAATTAAAACCAATTGTTATAACTCAGAATATCACAGTACAATTAGACGCTTTAGGAAAAGCAACTATAAGTGTAACAGAAATCGATAATGGTTCATCTGATAATTGTACGATTGATAAAATAACTTTAGATAAAACAGATTTTGATTGTTCGAATGTTGGAGCCAATACCGTAACACTTACAGTTTTAGATGTTAATGGAAATTCAGATTCCAAAACCGCAACAGTTACAATTGAAGATAAAGTAAAACCAATAGTAGTTACGCAGAACATTACCGTTCAATTGGATGCTTTAGGAAAAGCAGCTATTACGGTGACAGAAATCGATAATGGCTCAACCGATAATTGTACGATTGATAAAATCACTTTAGACAAAACAGATTTTAATTGTTCGAATGTTGGAGCGAATACTGTGACGCTAACCGTTTTAGATGTCAACGGAAATTCAGATTCAAAAACAGCAACAGTTACGATCGAAGACAAAATAAAACCAATAGTGATAACGCAGAATATCACAGTACAATTAGATGCTTTAGGAAAAGCAACTATAACTGAATCTCAAATTGATAATGGTTCAACTGATAATTGTACTATTGATAAAATAACTTTAGATAAAACAGATTTTGATTGTACAAATGTTGGAGCCAATACTGTAACGCTAACCGTTTTAGATGTTAATGGAAATTCAGATTCAAAAACCGCAATAGTTACAATTGAAGATCAATTAAAACCAATAGTGGTTACGCAGAACATTACAATTCAATTAGATGCTTTAGGAAAAGCAACTATAAGTGTAACAGAAATAGATAATGGCTCATCTGATAATTGTGCGATTGATAAAATCACTTTAGACAAAACGGATTTTGATTGTTCGAATGTTGGAGCGAATACTGTAACGCTAACCGTTTTGGATGTCAACGGAAATTCAGATTCAAAAACCGCAACAGTTACAGTTGAGGATAAAATAAAACCAATTGTTATAACACAGAACATTACTATTCAATTGGATGCTTTAGGAAAAGCAATTATAACTGAATCTCAAATCGATAATGGTTCAACTGATAATTGCGCTATTGATAAAATCACTTTAGACAAAACAGATTTTGATTGTTCGAATGTTGGAGCAAATACCGTAACACTTACAGTTTTAGATGTTAATGGAAATTCAGATTCAAAAACCGCAACAGTTACAGTTGAAGATCAATTAAAACCAATAGTGGTAACACAGAACATTACTATTCAATTGGATGCTTTAGGAAAAGCAACTATAACCCCGGCAGAAATCGATAATGGCTCAACCGATAATTGCGCTATTGATAAAATGAATTTAGACAAGACAGATTTTGATTGTTCGAATGTTGGAGCGAATACGGTAACGTTAACCGTTTTGGATGTCAACGGAAATTCAGATTCAAAAACGGCAATAGTTACAGTTGAAGATCAACTAAAACCAATAATTGTAACACAGAATATCACAGTAGAATTAGATGCTTTAGGAAAAGCAACTATAACCGAATCTCAAATTGATAATGGCTCAACTGATAATTGTGAGATCGCTACCATGACTTTAGACAAAACCACTTTCGATTGTTCGAATATTGGTGATAATAATGTAACACTTAACCTAACAGATAAAAGTGGAAATTCAACGTCCGGAACTGCTGTCGTAACTGTTAAAGATTTGATCGCCCCAACTGTTATAACCCAAAATATAACAGTTCAACTCGATACTACAGGAAATACAGTACTAAATCCGGCGCTGATAAATAACGGTTCAACTGATAATTGTGGTATTGCTGCGATAACGTTAGATAAAACTACTTTTGATTGTTCAAACATTGGAGACAATACAGTAACATTAACTGTTATTGATGTTAACGGAAATTCGGCTTCAAAAACGGCAACGGTAAAAGTCGAAGACCAATTAAAACCTATCGTGATCACTCAGAATATAACTGCCGATCTGGACGCTTCTGGAAATGCCGTAATAACCGCTGCAGAAATCAATAATGGCTCAACAGATAATTGCGCGATAGATAAAATAGAAATCAATAAAACATCTTTTAATTGTTCGAATATTGGCCTCAATACCGTGACACTGACGGTTACGGATGTCAATGGAAATTCAGCTTCAAAAAATGCGACCGTTACCGTTCGGGATAAAATAAATCCAATAGTTGTAACTCAGAATATTACCGTTCAGCTGGATTTTTCAGGCACTTCTACAATCACTGCGGACCAAATCAATAATGGTTCAACGGATAACTGCGCTATCGATCAATTAACTTTAGACAAAACCACATTTAATTGTGATAATCTGGGAGATAATATTGTGACGCTAACAGTAAAAGATACAAGTGGTAATTTGTCTTCAGCAACGGCAACAGTAACCGTTCTTCCTCTTTCGCCGCCAGTATTTTCGAATTTAACACAAGAGTTTTGCGCAATCGAAAATCCTGTTATATCGAGCATAGCGGTAAACAGTGCTTATATAAAATGGTTTAAAGACGCTTCATCTTCTCAGACATTATCGGCTAATACAGATTTAACCAGCGGCATCTATTATGCTGCCAATTATAACGGAAGTTGTTACAGCGATCGTATTGCTGTTACTATTATTGTAAATGATGCTTTGGCACCAACAGGAAATGCAATACAGTTTATGTGTAAAGAAAAAGAAGCAACCGTAACTGATCTTATCACAAACGAAGAAGAAGTTTTATGGTATGAAACCGCCACAGGAGGTTTTGCATTAGGATCTACGACACTTCTGGAAGACAATCACAAGTACTATGCATCCTACATAGGAGCAGAATGCGAAAGTTCTAAAAGACTCGAAGTACAAGTTGTTTTTCGCTATTGCGATGTTAAAGTGTACAATGGAATCTCCGCAAATGGAGACGGAAAGAATGATTATTTTGCTATAGAAGGAGCGACAACTTTCGCGGATAATAAGCTCGAAATTTTTAATAGTTGGGGCAGTTTAGTTTTCGAAACAGCCAACTACGGAAACGAAGAAAATCTATTTAGAGGCGTTGCAAACAAAGGATTAGGCAGCGGAAAAGGATTACTTCCCTTCGGCACTTATTATTATGTTTTTAGTTTCACCAATCATGATAATAAAAGGGTAACAAAAACAGGCTTTTTACACCTAAATCCTTAA